The genomic DNA CTATCGGGTCGTGGGGTTCACCGCCGCGCAGATTCCCAACATTGACGACCGGGTCTATCCCCCGGCGTTGGCCGGCGCCTTGTATCCTTCCGGTATCCCGATCCATGCGGAACAGGATCTCGATTGCTTGATCAGGACCCAGCACGTTGAGCGGGTCGTCTTTTCGTACAGTGATGTCTCCCATGAAGCGCTCATGCACCAAGCCTCCCGCGTGATGGCGGCAGGAGCGGACTTCTGGCTGGCGGGCCCGCAGTCCACGATGCTCCCGGCCAAGAAGCCGGTGGTGTCGATCTGCGCGACGCGTACGGGAGCGGGCAAGAGTCCTGTGGCCCGCCGGGTCGTCTCGATTCTGAAACATGAAGGGCTACGGGTTGCCACGGTGCGACATCCGATGTCCTACGGCAATCTTGAGCGACAGGCGGTACAACGGTTTGCTGCTCTGGAGGACTTGGACGCGGCGTCCTGCAGCATCGAAGAGCGGGAGGAGTACGAACCCCATCTTGCGCAGGGTGGGACGGTCTATGCGGGAGTGGATTACGAGCGGATTCTCCGGGAAGTCGAGGACCAGGTCGATGTCATTGTGTGGGACGGGGGCAACAACGACTGGTCGTTTTTTGTGCCAGACCTCGAACTCGTGCTTGTCGATCCGCATCGGGCCGGGGAGCCGCCGTATTTCCCGGGGGAGGTGAATCTCATCCGGGCGGATGTGGTGGTGCTGACCAAACTGGATACCGCGACGCCCGAACAGGTGGATGCGGCGCGTCGATCCATTGAAACCGTGAATCCCCGGGCGGCGCTCGTGGAGACCGCCATGCCGCCCAAAGTCGATCATCCGGACAGGATTACCGGCAGGCGCGTACTCGTCGTCGAAGACGGACCCACACTGACGCACGGCGGTATGGCCTTCGGCGCCGGTTGTCTAGTGGCCCGGCGGTATGAAGCCGGTTGCCTGGTGGATCCGAGGCCCTACGCAGCGGGGAGTCTCAATCGCACCTTCCTGCAGTATCCGCATTTGGGGCCGCTCCTTCCCGCGATGGGATATGGGCCTGAGCAGGTCCGCGAACTGGAGGAAACGATCGAACGGGTGGAGTGCGACCTCGTGGTCATCGCCACACCGATGGATTTACGGCGACTCATTCGGATTACGAAGCCGACGGTGCGGGTGAGTTATGACGTGGAGGACCGGAGGCGCCCGACGTTGACGGACGTGATGCAAGGCGTCATCGACAGGGCGAAACAATCATGAATCCTTTTTTCAGCGCCATACTCCAATAAGCAGCAGGAGATGGAAGGCTGCTTCAACGAAAAAACGAGAAGGAGAGATATATGGTGACGCACCCGACACATATTGCTCAGGATCGATGCCATCGCTGCGGAGGCTTGATGGTTCGAGAGGAGATTCGTGAGGTGAACCAGGTCGGTTTGCGTTGCATAATGTGCGGGGAACACATCGATCCGCTCATCCTCGAACATCGCCGGAAGATGCGCACACCCGAAGGGGCTCGCCAGCTGTTGGCCAAGGGCGAAAAAGCCGGGATGAACTAGTCGATCTGTACCGTTACGAGGCCGGCCGCTTTCGCCGGTGATGGCGGCGAGTCGCGGAGACCAGGAGTTGCTTGATGCGATAGGCCGGTTCAACCAGCCCGAGGCCGAGAAAACTGGGCGTGAGCAGGGGGTCGGATTTTTTCTTGCCTTGGACGTACAAATCGACCTGTTTGCCTCCGGCCAGCAGGGGCAAGCTCTGAATCCTGGCCTGGGTCACGATGCCGAGCAGGGTGACCGCCCCTCCCGCAGTGAGATGCCCTTCCCGATCCATGGCGGTGGGAAGCCGGAAGACCGGTCCCCCGCTGTTGCCGGGAAACACGTGGCTATCGATGAGAAAGACCTCTGAGCCTGGGCGGGCGGGCGAGACCCAGGAGACGATGCCCTGGCGGACAATTGCGCGGGGTGAATCGGGAATATCGAACGCCGCCGGATAGCCGAGCACCATGATGGGGACGCCCTCATAGAGGTCCGCTGTCGTGGCAATGTCCATCCAGGCGATGGAGGAGGGGCCGCTCGGTTTCAGTTGTCGCATGGTCAAGGGCAGCGGAAGACAGGCGAGATCGACGGCCTTGTCCGGATGGGGATACCAGCAGCGCCGTCCGGCCTTGGTGAGTTGAATCGGAATCTCCACCCCCTGTTTCACGCCCCGGCGATGAATGTGCGGGAAGACGATGCCCAGCGTGGAGGGTTTCCAGTTTTCCGTCGGGTCGAGAAACACATGTCTGGCGGTGACCAACCAGCAGTCCTGTCTGCGGGGGCCGTGCAACGAGAAGAGCACACCGGTACCGACCACGGCGAAGAATTTCCTGGTTGAAACCCGGCCGGTGCGAGACCGTACGTCGGCGTCTTGAATTGCCCCGATTGCCACCGTTGCAGCCCGCCAGCGATCGATCCATCCAGCCATCCTGCCTTGCCTCCATTGGTCCAGCGTTTCACAATACCCTCTCCTGTGATCAGCAAGCCTGGTGCCGCGCATTCGTCGTTCGTTTCCGGGGTGAAACCTGCGAGACTTTTCACAAAAGACGCTACAGGGATTCAAGCGTGTGGGAGGAGACGGCCGGGCGATTGTTCTGTTCGTTGGGCGCTGGGGAGGACACCCCCGTGGAGGCGTTCTGCGACAGCCCTGATTTTGTGACTGGGGAAGAACGCGACGTTGCTCTTGCGAGGCTCGCTCCTATATGCCGACGGTGGGTGGCCCGCCCATTGCTTGATAATCATTGGTTATGGCGATGGCCGGAAGCAGCAGGTCGCAGGTAAGGGGAGGCATCGGAGCAGGCAGTCCTGAAAGAGCAGCGGAGCGTTCATGACAGTGCATAACGCCGAGGTCGCGACAGCTTTCGAGGAAATGGCTGACTTGCTGGAGATCGAAGGCGCCAATCCCTTCCGGGTCCGGGCCTATCGTTTCGCTGCCAGAACGCTTCGCGATCTTCCTGTCGAGGTGGGGGAGATGGTGGCGAAGGGCGAAGATCTGACCAGCCTTCCGGGGATCGGCGACGATCTGGCGGGAAAGATCAAAGAAATTCTCGCAACAGGAACCGCGGCCGCCATAGAGGCTCAGCGCAAAAGGGTCCCGGCGACTCTCACGGGGTTGCTCCGCATTCCCGGGCTCGGGCCCAAGCGGGTGAAGCGGCTTGCGCACGAGTTGAAGATCCGTAGCCTGTCCGAATTGCAGACAGCGGCGCAGGCAGGCCGGGTCCGGACCTTGGCGGGATTCGGGGAGAAAACCGAGCAACACATTCTCGATGCATTGGCCACGCGTCTTGCAGAAGCCCCACGGGTGCAGCGGGCCGTGGCGATTCCCTCTGCCGAGGCTCTGGTGGCGTACCTGGAACAATCGTCAGGAGTCAGCCGGGTCATAGCGGCAGGGAGTTATCGTCGTGGACTGGAAACCATCGGCGATCTGGACATTCTGGTCACGGCTCCTGCGGGGCGCGCCGTCATGGATCGGTTTGTGGCCTATCAGGAAGTTCGCGACGTGCTGGCGCGTGGCGAGACAAAGTCCAGTGTTCGCCTACAGAGCGGTTTGCAGGTGGATCTCAGAGTCGTGCCGCAAGACAGTTACGGAGCGGCGCTGCTCTATTTCACCGGCAGTAAAGCGCACAACGTCGTGCTCCGGCAACTGGCTCAACAGCGCGGTTTGAAGCTGAATGAATATGGCGTGTTTCGTGGAGACAAGCCTATCGCCGGAGAGACGGAGGAATCGGTCTACGCCTCCCTCGGTTTGCCCTGGATTCCACCGGAATTGAGAGAGGGACGGGGAGAGATCGACGCGGCGAAGGCCGGGCGACTCCCGCACCTCGTAGATCTGCAGGATCTGAAGGGCGATCTCCACGCCCATACGAGGGCGACCGACGGCCGGAATAGTCTGCAGGAAATGGCGGAGGCCGCCCGGCTGCGTGGACTGCGCTATTTCGCCATCACGGACCATTCCCGCCGGTTGACCATGGCCAAGGGCCTCGACTCCGCCAGGTTGCTGCAGCAAACGGAAGCCATCGATCGATTGAATGCCACCCTGTCAGGGATCACGATTCTCAAGGGTATCGAGGTCGATATTTTAGAAGACGGGAATCTGGATTTGCCGGATGAGGTGCTCGGCCGGTTGGATCTGGTGGTCGGCGCGGTGCACAGCCGCTTCAACCTCTCGAACCGCCGGCAGACCGAGCGCATCATGAAGGCGATGGACCATCCGCACTTCTCTATCCTGGCCCATCCCAGCGGGCGGCTGATCGGCCGGCGTGAGCCCTATGAGGTGGACATGCTTCGCATTATCCGGAAGGCGCGCGAGCGCCGCTGTTTCCTCGAAATTAACGCCCATCCCGAACGACTGGATCTGACGGACATCCATTGCCGGATGGCGAAGGAGGAGGGTGTGTTGCTGGCGGTGAATACGGATGCGCACAGCATGCTCGACTTGGAGAATGCGCGCTTCGGGGTCGGCCAGGCCAGACGGGGATGGCTTGAGAAAACGGATGTACTGAACACAAGGCCGTACGCGGAGTTGAGGAAGCTTCTGAAGCCGACCATGGAAGGTTGAGCGGGCAGGGAGACGGGTTGGCCGGTGCCGATCCTGTGATGCGTTCGATGTCGGATGGAGGATAACGATGACGGACACAGCCGAGTTGTTGGCGAAGGCTTCGAAACCGGCGGAAGAGGCCTTGCGGCTGCATGCGTACTACAAGGGAAAGATGCAGACGTTGCCGAAGTGCGCGATCCGGAGTCTGGAGGATTTTTCGGTGTGGTACACGCCGGGCGTGGCGGCTCCGTGCAAGGCGATCCAGGCCGATCATGAACTCGTGTACGACTATACGAACAAGGGGAACACGATCGCCATCGTGTCGGACGGCACGAGAGTGTTGGGCCTGGGCGACATCGGACCGGAAGCGGGGCTTCCCGTGATGGAAGGGAAGGCGCTGCTCTTTAAATATCTCGGTGGGGTGGATGCGGTCCCGATCTGTCTCGATACGAACGATCCGGACGAATTGATTCGAACGGTTCGGCTGCTGACCCCGTCCTTCGGCGCGATCAACCTCGAAGATATCGCGATGCCGAAGTGTTTCAGGATTCTCCGCGAATTGCAGGCCGATTGCCCGATCCCGGTCTGGCACGATGATCAGCAAGGAACCGGAACGGTGCTCCTGGCAGGTCTGGTCAATGCGTTGAAGGTCGTCGGAAAAGAAATGGGACAGGTTCGGATCGCGATGATCGGCATGGGCGCGGCGAACGTGCCGA from Nitrospira sp. ND1 includes the following:
- the polX gene encoding DNA polymerase/3'-5' exonuclease PolX, with product MTVHNAEVATAFEEMADLLEIEGANPFRVRAYRFAARTLRDLPVEVGEMVAKGEDLTSLPGIGDDLAGKIKEILATGTAAAIEAQRKRVPATLTGLLRIPGLGPKRVKRLAHELKIRSLSELQTAAQAGRVRTLAGFGEKTEQHILDALATRLAEAPRVQRAVAIPSAEALVAYLEQSSGVSRVIAAGSYRRGLETIGDLDILVTAPAGRAVMDRFVAYQEVRDVLARGETKSSVRLQSGLQVDLRVVPQDSYGAALLYFTGSKAHNVVLRQLAQQRGLKLNEYGVFRGDKPIAGETEESVYASLGLPWIPPELREGRGEIDAAKAGRLPHLVDLQDLKGDLHAHTRATDGRNSLQEMAEAARLRGLRYFAITDHSRRLTMAKGLDSARLLQQTEAIDRLNATLSGITILKGIEVDILEDGNLDLPDEVLGRLDLVVGAVHSRFNLSNRRQTERIMKAMDHPHFSILAHPSGRLIGRREPYEVDMLRIIRKARERRCFLEINAHPERLDLTDIHCRMAKEEGVLLAVNTDAHSMLDLENARFGVGQARRGWLEKTDVLNTRPYAELRKLLKPTMEG
- a CDS encoding cyclic 2,3-diphosphoglycerate synthase, producing the protein MGAAGRDFHNFNVLFRGNPDYRVVGFTAAQIPNIDDRVYPPALAGALYPSGIPIHAEQDLDCLIRTQHVERVVFSYSDVSHEALMHQASRVMAAGADFWLAGPQSTMLPAKKPVVSICATRTGAGKSPVARRVVSILKHEGLRVATVRHPMSYGNLERQAVQRFAALEDLDAASCSIEEREEYEPHLAQGGTVYAGVDYERILREVEDQVDVIVWDGGNNDWSFFVPDLELVLVDPHRAGEPPYFPGEVNLIRADVVVLTKLDTATPEQVDAARRSIETVNPRAALVETAMPPKVDHPDRITGRRVLVVEDGPTLTHGGMAFGAGCLVARRYEAGCLVDPRPYAAGSLNRTFLQYPHLGPLLPAMGYGPEQVRELEETIERVECDLVVIATPMDLRRLIRITKPTVRVSYDVEDRRRPTLTDVMQGVIDRAKQS
- a CDS encoding serine protease, with the protein product MAGWIDRWRAATVAIGAIQDADVRSRTGRVSTRKFFAVVGTGVLFSLHGPRRQDCWLVTARHVFLDPTENWKPSTLGIVFPHIHRRGVKQGVEIPIQLTKAGRRCWYPHPDKAVDLACLPLPLTMRQLKPSGPSSIAWMDIATTADLYEGVPIMVLGYPAAFDIPDSPRAIVRQGIVSWVSPARPGSEVFLIDSHVFPGNSGGPVFRLPTAMDREGHLTAGGAVTLLGIVTQARIQSLPLLAGGKQVDLYVQGKKKSDPLLTPSFLGLGLVEPAYRIKQLLVSATRRHHRRKRPAS